The region TTCATCGCTGGCGGCATCCTGTTTGGGATGACCGCCGGGCTCTATCTCGTCTATGCGCGACTCAAGTACGACGATGCGCATACTGTCAAGCCGGACAGGTCACGAAAGTGATCGCTAAGCCCGCAGAGGGGTCAGAAAAGATGCCCGACCGCACGGAGGTGACAGGTGTCTGACCTCGTCAGCAGCACCCTCGCCAGTGGTGGCTGTCACCTGTACTCGGGTTGTGGATTTCCTGCCCCCGGCACCGAGATCTTCGAGTTCAACCCGATCGCTCAGTACAAGTTCCTGGGCGTCGAGTTCATCATCAATAAGCCCATGTTGGTGGTGATCATGTGCGCCGCACTGGTCATCATCTTCTTCACGGTCGCGTTTGCCAAGCCTCGCTTGATCCCCGGAAAGGTCCAGGGCATCGGCGAGATGGGCTACATGTTCGTTCGCGACCAGATCAGCCGCGAGACCATCGGTCGAGAGGGCGACAAGTTCCTCCCGTTCCTGGTCTCGCTCTTCTTTTTCGTGTTCTTCATGAACGTCATGGGCATTGTTCCCGGGATGCAGTTCCCACCAACGGCGCTCTTCGTCATGCCGGTCTCCCTGGCGATCATGGTGTGGCTGACCTACATGTTCATCGGCATGAGGAAGCAGGGCCCCATCAAGTTCTTCACCAACATGATGTTCCCGCCGGGCGTCCCCGCACCAGTGCTCATCATTCTGGCCCCGATCGAGTTCCTCTCGAACGTCATCATTCGCCCGTTCACGCTGGCCATTCGACTTATGGC is a window of Candidatus Nanopelagicales bacterium DNA encoding:
- the atpB gene encoding F0F1 ATP synthase subunit A, with product MSDLVSSTLASGGCHLYSGCGFPAPGTEIFEFNPIAQYKFLGVEFIINKPMLVVIMCAALVIIFFTVAFAKPRLIPGKVQGIGEMGYMFVRDQISRETIGREGDKFLPFLVSLFFFVFFMNVMGIVPGMQFPPTALFVMPVSLAIMVWLTYMFIGMRKQGPIKFFTNMMFPPGVPAPVLIILAPIEFLSNVIIRPFTLAIRLMANMFAGHLLLTVFIVASIYLFSFSVIGLLGSTASFLMTVIMTGFEFMIEALQAYIFTLLTASYIAGSLSHEH